Below is a window of Pseudomonadota bacterium DNA.
AACAAAATTACTGTGCACTCTGCGACCTCTGTGGTTATAATATTTCATTGTTTGCGGGGAAAAAATTGTTCCTATTGCAAAATCATTCATGAAATATGCGGACTGAATCCCCCATCCCTGTGAGCAGGAATTTATGCCCTTTGTGGGGATGCACACCAACCATTAAAATGATGAAATATTTTTTATTAGTTACTCGTCACATTCATAACCAATAATTGTTCACAAGAAGGAGACGCTATTAATGAAAGTGCCGTTTCTAAACCTGAAAGCCCAGTATGAAACTATCCGGGAAGAAATTTCAGCAGCATTACAGGAGGTCCTTGATAATACATCCTTTGCCGGTGGGCCGATGGTGGAAAAATTTGAAAATGACTTCGCCCGGTTTTGCCAATGTGACCATGCCATAGGAGTAGGGAACGGCACAGACGCTCTCTGGATGGCCCTTATTGGCCTTGGGGTCGGGGCAGGCGATGAGGTCATCACCTCTCCAAGCACCTTTATTGCAACAGCCGAGGCGATCAGCTTCTGCGGCGCGACACCAGTCTTTATCGATATTGATGAACAAACCTATAATATGGACCCAAACCTTATCAGGGCGGCAATCACTCCAAAAACAAAGGCTATTATCCCTGTCCACCTTTACGGCCAGCCGGCTGACATGGACCCGATTATGGATATAGCCAGGGACCATGGTCTTGCTGTAATCGAGGATGCCTGCCAGGCCCACGACGCTGAATACAAAGGCCGCAGAGCCGGTTCTATTGGTGATGCCGGCTGTTTCAGTTTCTACCCGGGGAAAAACCTGGGCGCTTACGGTGAAGCCGGGGCCGTGGTGACTAATAATCGTGAACTTGCGGAGAAATCGCGCATGTTCCGTGATCATGGCCAGCGCCAGAAATACTATCATTCGATAGTGGGATGGAATGGCCGCATGGATGGTTTTCAGGGCGCCGTCCTTGGGGTGAAACTTCCATACCTTCCCGCCTGGACCGAGGCAAGACGAAACAATGCCAAACTGTATAATGAACTCCTTGCAGATGTATCGTCAGTGACTACTCCCCATGTGGCTGTGTATGCAAAACACGTCTATCATGTCTATACCATCCGTACACAAAACCGCGATGCCCTTATAGAGACCCTTGCAGAAAAAGGAATTTCCTGCGGAATCCATTATCCCGTCCCCCTTCACCTGCAAGATGCCTATGGTTTTCTGGGCTATGCAAAAGGTGATTTTCCGGTGTCAGAGAAATGTGCCCAAGAGATTGTTTCCCTGCCAATGTATCCGGAACTGACTGAAGAGCAGATTCACTACGTGGTGGAAAAAATAAAGGAAGTCCGGAGTTAACCCATGACAGATGATCCTCAAAAGCGTATTGCCCTTGACGTCAAAATGGGAAAAGATGTCAAAATCTCCGCCTTTGTCAACTTATACGGCTGCACCATTGGGGATGGAACCAAAATCGGGCCGTTTGTTGAAATCCAGAAAAACGCCTTCATCGGCAAACGCTGCAAAATCCAGAGCCATACTTTTATCTGCGAAGGAGTGACCATCGAAGATGAAGTAATGGTCGGTCATGGGGTGATGTTTATTAATGATCCCGACCCGTGGGCGGTCAACCCGGACGGCTCCCTCCAGACCGAGGCTGACTGGAAGTGCATTCCGACCTTGATAAAAAAGAGAGCCTCCATCGGCTCGAACGCCACCATTTTATGCGGCATAACGATTGGTGCAGGCGCGCTTGTCGGAGCAGGGGCAGTAGTTACCAAAGATGTCCCGCCTGATACGATTGTCGCCGGAAACCCTGCCCGGGTGATGAAAAAAAGGAACTGATCGCAGCAATGCCATGAACAATACCCTCAATTTCGTTTTATGGTGATAATTCAACTACCGAATAATGCGACAATCATTCGATGATATGTCAGGGGGCCTTCAATCGTCCGATGTTTTGTTAGAGGACAATTTCAACCCGCAGAAGTTTAAAAAAAATATTCCACTATACCTCCTTCTTTGATCGGTGTCCTGCGGGTTATACCAACCCAGCTTAAGCTGGAAACAGCTTGACTTCAAAAACATTGCATCGTGCCGCAGACGTTGGTAAATTTATACAGAATGGCGACCTGACAACGCCACGGTCTGACCTCAAGCCCAAGACTCTAACCCTCAAAAAAAGGAACGCTGTGGACAATAAGTCATCATTCTTTCCTACATATAAATTCACATTACTGATGAATGATCTTGCTGTAACCACAGGGGCCTTTGCCCTTGGAGCCTGGCTCACAGGATGGCTGGATTATTTAAATGACGACCCCGGCTCAACCATTGCCTTTGCCATACTGAGCCTCACCGCCATCTCATTTTTTCAAACCTACCGGCTGTACAATTATAATTTTCTTTTTTCACTAAAAGAGCATCTCAAAAATCTGGTGAAATCATTCTGCTGGAGCATCCTGACGCTGATAATCGTTCTTTTTCTGTTCAACAGTTCCGAACTCCTGGATAACAATTTTTACTTTTTCATAAGCATATTGCTTACAGGTGCCGTGGTCCTTTTGTTCTTGAGCAGATTTCTGTGGAGTCATTTACTTGATTTCATTCTGGCTCTGGGGATGGCCTTTCTCATCGTCGGCTTGACTGGAATGTTCAGCAAAGAAGGCATCCCTGTTTTCATGACCAATTATAGAATAATATTCTTCTGTTTTCTCATCGCAGCAATGTTGCTCGCCGTGAGCCGAATCTTTCTGGTTCATATTGTTTTCAATAAATGGCTGCGGCGGCGCTTCAGGAGGCAGGTGGTGATTATCGGCTCCGATAGCGAAGCAGACAACATTGCACGATATATAGTGGATAACGATGCGCCCTTCTGGATTGCAGGCACCATGGGACAGGATTCCACCTGCGGACTGAAACAATCCCTGGGCAAGGCTCATCTGGGAGAAATCGAAGAGATCCAGGCCATAGTGGACAAATTTAAAATCGACGATATCATCATCACTGACGAGGATATTGACAAACCTACGCTGGTCAACATGCTGGATGTTTTCACTTCAGCCGGGATCAATGCCTGGTTCCCGCCCAAGCTGCTGCCGATAATCAACGTAAAACTGTATCCCGATAATTTTTGCGGCCTGCCGATGATCCGCCTTTGCTCCCAGAAAAACAACTGGTTGTTCAACAAAATAAAACTGATCGTCGATGTCCTGCTTGCCTTGATAGTCTTCATTCTGCAACTGCCTTTATTCCTGTTGATTGTCGTGGCTATCAAGCTTGAATCGCCGGGGCCTGTTTTCTACCTCGCCAAGGCTGTGGGGAAAAACGGCAACCCCTTTTCCATGTACAAATTCCGCTCAATGCGAATGAATTCCAGCAATGAAATTCATAAAGATTATGTTTCCAAACTTATTAAAGGTGAAATCGGCAACGAGGAAGGCGAAAAGAAGCCATTAAAAATCACCAATGACCCCCGGATCACCAGGGTCGGGAATCTGATAAGAAAATTCAGCCTGGATGAATTGCCTCAATTAATCAATGTGTTAAAAGGTGATATGAGCCTGGTGGGGCCAAGACCGTGCCTGCCATACGAATATGAACTCTATAAGGACTGGTACAAAAAACGCGCTTCCGTCCCTTCCGGCATAACCGGATTATGGCAGGTTGCCGGCCGGAGTGAAGTCTCCTTTGAAGACATGATCCTGCTGGATCTCTACTATGTCTATAATCGTAGTCTCACTTTGGATTTCAACATCCTCTTTGAAACAATCTTTGTGGTGCTGGGCATGAAGGGC
It encodes the following:
- a CDS encoding DegT/DnrJ/EryC1/StrS family aminotransferase translates to MKVPFLNLKAQYETIREEISAALQEVLDNTSFAGGPMVEKFENDFARFCQCDHAIGVGNGTDALWMALIGLGVGAGDEVITSPSTFIATAEAISFCGATPVFIDIDEQTYNMDPNLIRAAITPKTKAIIPVHLYGQPADMDPIMDIARDHGLAVIEDACQAHDAEYKGRRAGSIGDAGCFSFYPGKNLGAYGEAGAVVTNNRELAEKSRMFRDHGQRQKYYHSIVGWNGRMDGFQGAVLGVKLPYLPAWTEARRNNAKLYNELLADVSSVTTPHVAVYAKHVYHVYTIRTQNRDALIETLAEKGISCGIHYPVPLHLQDAYGFLGYAKGDFPVSEKCAQEIVSLPMYPELTEEQIHYVVEKIKEVRS
- a CDS encoding N-acetyltransferase, which encodes MTDDPQKRIALDVKMGKDVKISAFVNLYGCTIGDGTKIGPFVEIQKNAFIGKRCKIQSHTFICEGVTIEDEVMVGHGVMFINDPDPWAVNPDGSLQTEADWKCIPTLIKKRASIGSNATILCGITIGAGALVGAGAVVTKDVPPDTIVAGNPARVMKKRN
- a CDS encoding sugar transferase — translated: MTSKTLHRAADVGKFIQNGDLTTPRSDLKPKTLTLKKRNAVDNKSSFFPTYKFTLLMNDLAVTTGAFALGAWLTGWLDYLNDDPGSTIAFAILSLTAISFFQTYRLYNYNFLFSLKEHLKNLVKSFCWSILTLIIVLFLFNSSELLDNNFYFFISILLTGAVVLLFLSRFLWSHLLDFILALGMAFLIVGLTGMFSKEGIPVFMTNYRIIFFCFLIAAMLLAVSRIFLVHIVFNKWLRRRFRRQVVIIGSDSEADNIARYIVDNDAPFWIAGTMGQDSTCGLKQSLGKAHLGEIEEIQAIVDKFKIDDIIITDEDIDKPTLVNMLDVFTSAGINAWFPPKLLPIINVKLYPDNFCGLPMIRLCSQKNNWLFNKIKLIVDVLLALIVFILQLPLFLLIVVAIKLESPGPVFYLAKAVGKNGNPFSMYKFRSMRMNSSNEIHKDYVSKLIKGEIGNEEGEKKPLKITNDPRITRVGNLIRKFSLDELPQLINVLKGDMSLVGPRPCLPYEYELYKDWYKKRASVPSGITGLWQVAGRSEVSFEDMILLDLYYVYNRSLTLDFNILFETIFVVLGMKGAY